The genome window TCAACATGTGCTCATTCCCATTTAATGTATAACCCCCCATCCACCTATCCCCAAGAACCCTGATAGATTATAGAGACAATTCTAGACATCATATCACTCCATCCATAAATACTTTACTGTGAATCTCTAaatcaaactctttaaaaaatccaTCACAATTCATTATCACACCTATGACAGACTGGTAATTCCTTAATGTTATCAAGTCCTTTATGTCACCAAATGAACAATGTTCAAACtttcctattttataaatgtgttttaaCAGTTTGTTCAAATCAAAATCTATACACAGTCCATATAACATTTAGTTGACATGTCTCTCATCTAAAAATTgcttaatttaaaacaatttttattttcccacaTTACAAATTTTGCTAAATGCATTTCTGTGGTGTTTCTTTACCCTAACCTGCTCAGATTAAAGTCTTAATCAGATGCCAGTTTGATTTTCTAACAAGAATACTTCAGAGGTGGTGCACATGTACTATTTCCTTCACATCAGGAAGAAGCAGTGGGTTTAGGTGATATCCTGATACTTTCACTACAAAATTTCTCAGCATCTTTCTCCTAATAGTTTTGGCAACCACTGTCTAGATAGGGGTTggaaaactttttctataaagggccagatagtgaaTAATTTTGGCTTGGTGAGCCACCAGTCTCCATCACAATTATTCAACTCTGCTGTCGCAGAAGGAAAGCAACCATACATGatatataaatgaatgggtgtggctgggTTCCAACAAAATTTTACTAACAAAAACAAGTGGCAGGCTACATTTGGCCTAtgagctgtagtttgctgacccctggtctaGATGCATTATTTCATTAGGGATTGAAATTCTATCATTCCTTGTGTATTTATTGGTTAGAATTCACCAATAAAAAAGAACTTTACTTAGCGACCTACAGTTTGTACTAGGAAAGCAGGAAAAATACTTGACTGTTACTTTGATTTATCAGGTTCAGAAAAAAAGGTCGGTGCCATAGCATCCTTCAAAGGTAaccaattagttttttttttaaatatcaatatgAATTTATGGATCTTTACATTTCTTTTGTGTTTCAATTgcagtcatttttcttttttgttgctcaaattgtcccatttTTGCCCAAGTGTCAGCCTCTTCAGTTTGACTTTTGcttctttttacatatttataaattttgataCTCTCCTTACTTTCTGGTATGACAAGATGTTCTAGGCTCCACTTACACATTTCCTGTCCCAGACTtaaaatcagccatttctccaaaaggCCCTCATTCTTTCTAGTGGGAAATGATATTCAGGGACCAAAATCTCAGGTCTAAAGGTTCACTGTTACTCAGTTGTTTTTAAGTCTTTTCAGAGGTTAGAGCtaggaaatgcttttttttaagtgaaagatACACTAATTCACATAAGCATTTCCAATTAAAATGTAAGATTACAGGACTTTTAATTAACTTCTTTAAtatcatatttttgtttccttttaaactGAAAATCCTGGTCTTGTCATTAACATAATTACTCATTTACTTTATCCAACCATATAAAtctatgtgcatgtgtgtatgtaatagttttaaaataataatacaaatattacTACCAACAATATTACTACTAAAACAGTTTATATcttcattataattttattttcaatgtagGCTATATCCCATTAGAGATGGTCAAATTACTGCATTTTAAAGTCAGTTAAAATAATTCTCTGTGGTTAAGTCATCAACTTTATATGTAGTTaagttcatttgtttcattttctttttggttttttagGAGAATTACTGCTTCTTCTTAAATTTTAGTTCTATATTCaacttatatgtttatataattccaaaaaacaaaatcaggTACATTCAGAGAATTCTAGTTTCCATCCCTAAATTATTCCTGATACCTCCGTCTTCTGTATGTGTAATCATTTCCATTAGCTTTGTGTTTAtgcttccaattttttaaaaatataaccaaaaaatAACTACCCCTCTTTCTTAGAAGAAATGTACCATATTATATACACAGTCTACCTCCTGCTTGGTGCACGTATTTTATGCTGGAGATCACTCTACAGCAGTTTATGGAACATCTTTCCTTTGTCACAGCTGCACAGTACTCCATGATGTGGGCTTCCCATGGTCTTTTCAATCAGTCCTCTACTAATGCACATTTGGATAGTTTCTAGTCTTCAGCTATCACAAACAGTGCTGCAGTGAAAAACCTGGCCCAtatctcattttaaatatttgcctaTCTTTGAGGTAGcttcctagaagtgaaattgctaggtcAACAGGTTAATGCATATGCAGTTTTGCTAGATATTACCAAATGTGACTGCATGGTGTTGAACCCTTTTGCCCTAATAATaactttaaaactataaaaacagaTTTGAGTTACCTTGTATTTGTGTTTTAATAACAAACAAATGTACATAATTTTAAGCAACATATTTTATCACTCAGGACAGAGGAGTgaatgctgagaaaaaaaaggcagaggtGGGGGGGAGTtatggaaaagggaaaagaattgGAGCAAAATTCCAGAAGTGAGAAAGCAAGGTGCCATGTTCAGGGAACAGTAATTGTCTAACCTGAATGCTAAGGAAATAGATATGCCCCAGGCTTATCAAAACGTCAAGTGATGTTTACTTGGGCTTGTATTTAAACAAATGCTACCTATCTTTCTATCCTTTGGGGATAACACCTGAAGAACACTAAAAGGGAGAGTGTTTACCAAATGTCAAAGCATTTTCTAAATTGTGGCAGATAGTTAAGCAACCCCTTAAAAGGAAATCATCAGCACACACATTTTTGCTGAAACAACTCTCATCTTAGTTAATTCCAAGTTGGCACTTTAAACAAAAATCTTCATTACACACTTTTGTACATAGCTTTCAAAAGATAAGGCCAAAGAAACAGAATCTTTTTACAATAATCAGTAGCAGTTATTCAAATATGGAGAAATCAGATTTTGCTTCTAGTTCGAATCACAATTATTCATTTTGAAAGTGTTGTCTTTTATAGCACTTTTGTGCTTTACAATCATTACTTTATAACACCATAATCCAAATAATTGAGAGCACAGTGTGCTGTGTAAGTACAAGAAGGATGCAAGAAAACAGTGACGGGATGGTATGCACAAACTTGGAGGAATTAGAATGCAATGCTTCTtagctttgaaaaatatttgaagttattATAGCAACTGATAAATCCCTCTTCCCATTACTTCCccaataagaaaaaggaaaaaagaatctgTATGCTCTCTTATCTGATTTTTACAAGTATCAGGCATCGAAAAGATTAGTTAGCCCATGGAGATCCAACAGTCTTCCTTACCTTTCATTCTGACTGCCTCTGGATTGAATATGAGCAGCCGTATGCTGTTCAAAGTAGTACTCCTCTAAGTTAAGCAGCAGCAAGGAAAATCtaaatttggagagaaaaaacacaacttttttaatgttttttttttatttttattttttacaaagtaTAAGAAAGcagtatatttaaaacatttgacTCCAGAGTACTTTTCCATTCATTAATGAGTTCATCCCATTCATTAAGAAGTGCCAGGCACAATTCTATCTGATtggggggaagagggggaggTAGATAAGATAGATCTGCTTTGTGGGTCTCATAATTACTGTGCCAAAGATAAAATCATTCACCAGATGGATTTCTTATTATTCCTTGAAAGAAACCCCCAATTTCATGAcaatgaaacttattcttgcttGCACAAAGCCTGGGGCTTTCTCACCTATGGAATTACCACCACATGGTTTCCCCTAATTGGCAAACAAGGCTTCCCCGCCTGCACTCCCGCAATATCACGTGTTTATCCTGCGATGCTACAAGACCATATGCCTCTCAGAAGCTGATCTTTAGATATTCTCCTGTAATAACCCAATGCTTTGTACAAAATGGATGTTTAATAAATTAGTAAACTGAACTGAATAGAATGGAAATAcagttcttttttaaagttttaagcatttataaaatgagataaagtaATAACAAAAATTATCAGTTTAGTTGTATAGCCACAGAAACAAACACATGGCAAAGAACTGAAAAAGTTTCTTTCAAGATAAAGACCAGGAAATACCAATGACATCCAGGGTTATGGGGAAAAGCTTCCTGGTAAGACTGGGACTCGAGATGGGTCTTAATATTCTGCTGTGTTGAGGGAAAATATTTAGATTAAACATGGCCCTCTTGAAACGGGCATAAAACATGTTTTGAAAGGTAAAACCCACAAAACCAAAGCAAACTGGGGAGGCACACAAGCAGATAGATCTATCAACAAATTTGTGAGAGTTGGAAAGCCAATGGGAAGAATTAGCAGTGATGAGAAACGAGAATATCAGATGCCTGCAGAGAAGACTACTGGTTGGGAGAAAAACAACTCAAGTCACAGGAGccaaaaagttaaagaaattatAGGCATCAACTACCAAGAAAGGCAGAGATGAAGCATAGGGTTGGGGGGTTCAAAGCCTGAATGAGAGGCAGTGGCCTGGATTCCTTCCCTGATGTTATCCACCCCTACCCCACTCTGGCAGGTGGTTTTTCTACATTGAAATAGAGTGAGACACTCCAAACCAGACATCAGGCCCAGTGGAAAACAGGCAACAGTCTGTGAAAAGAGGGTGATCaagcaaaaaattaaacacatgAGCACTAGCATGAAGACGTGTACCACTCCAGGTAGGAGTCTGGTGGGTTGGTTTTGGAAAAAGAGCCCTAGAGAAAATACCAGTACATACTGGCATTTGAAAGAGCCAAGTCTTTAAAACATCACCTCATAGTGAAACCTAAAAGGTACCCGCTCCCACCACCCCTAGCAATGCAGAACTTCCAAGCAGCCTTTTAGTGCTTCACCTTAAATATGAATGGGCAGCCGAAGAGCACCAGCCTCTAACACGAAAAGAACAAgagcaaaacaaacagaagaaagctacaggaaggactggacactgcagggaacagaaggtcagaaaactataattaacattctttttttttttttcccaggggCCAGAGAAATTTTTATTGAACTGATTAGAAATTTACCAAAATGCATCAATAACATTGATACCAGAACTGTGTGGATGTAATTGGGGtccaaaaattattaaagaagatgaaaatacagttataaaaataaaaaattaacttattCAACAAACAGAAATTGGGTTCTGGAGCATTGCAACTAATTAGCTATTCATCTGAACAAAAAATATTGTTCTGAAGTCtgcctatatattttttattaagatttatataattaatattcttataaagaagaaactgtaTCCATGAAACAAGAAGAgattgcacattaaaaaaataacctgaacaaaaaaaattcttaaaattaaaataatagatgGAACCAGCTTTACATTAGGAACTTTAAAAATCTATCCTCCATTATAAAATCCATGATCAAGAATGAACCATAAGCTAAATTGCCAAAGCTCAACCTAAAATGCTCATTATTAACACTTATCCTGGATTTCAATAAAATCACAAGAGTTAGGATTGCTAGGAATGGTCTTTTGGTTCATCAGGTAATTTCCAGGAAGGTACTAATTGCCTTGCCTCTtatttttaacttgtattttaaTGACCCAGAACCCTTTGCTTGGGCTGGAGCTATGTaacccttccttctttctcatctCCCCAGTCCTCCTCTTATTGGGAGtgagaaataaaagaagtatTCTGTAATAGATGACATGTTTTTATTGCTACGAACCACAAGCAGGCATCATAGACAACTGGTTCTACCATATAATTATCAAAACTTAAATCATATTTGTTTGGGTTGAAGTATATGAATAGAATCCAGGTTGAAGTATATGAATAAAATCCAGCCTCAAACCGATTTGTAGTAGGAAAAGGAATTATTGtcgatattcttctttgatactatACCAACACTTGACAAACTTTTTAAAGGTTAGCATCAATGTGGAATCTGAGACCATATCAATAAATGTATTGTGCTGTTACGTTAAAATACATTTGTCTattttgaaaacacacacacacacacacacacacacacacacacaaaacaaaacctaatcatactttttttttttgccagcatAAAGCACTTTTATTGCAGTAATAACTCAAAACTTGTATGTGGTGCAGGAGATGGGAGGGTGCGGTGGGCTGGGGGGGGGCAGCAACAATTTCTCTGACCAAATCACTACACAGGTCAGCAAAGGCGTGAGAGGGGGAAGGAGAAGCCAGGGAACTTTGAGATCAGCAGCAGGGGCTgagcaacaaaaaaacaaaaacaaaaacaaaaaaacccaggagaTGCTGAAGCTGCGATGACCAGCATCATTTTCTTAAGAGAACACTCAAGGATTTGTGAAGATGGCTGGGCTTTCATTGGGTGTTAAATGTCTACAAACAGCACATTCAATTTATACTTTCGATTAAAGTCCTTAAAATTTAGGAAGTGGTGGAGCTTTGACAGCTATGAGAAGAGTACAAAAGTCCTGAAAATCCATTAGAAAAACtacaggatggaaaaaaaaaaaaaaaaaaaaaaataagccaggCCATGAAAAAGGCTTCAGAGGTCCCTGCTGGCCCAGGGACAGATACCTATAGTGTCCAACACCGCAGTGAAGACTATCTGCTTTCAAAAGGCAGAGGGTTTGAAGGGAGGGGAAGGTGGGGCTGGTGGAGAAAAAAGGCTCTCCCCTCTTACCCATTTCGATTTTGGGTAGGGCTTTTAATTCAACCCAAGCACATCTCTTAGCTTGGAGAATGATTCAGCCCTCAACAGCGCCTCAGATCTGCTATGGCTTTGCAGCGCAGCAGCAAGAATGTTCAATATATAATAGATAAAAatttcatccaaaaaaaaaataataataaaataaagttcttgcatccccctccccccaaacacCAATTTCTATTCTAAGGTTAACCCATTGTTTGTGCTGTTAATACCTGAGCATATACTTAACTGGAAACCTAGATCCAAAAAGACTGAAACTGAATCATCAtcccaaaaccaaaaccaaaaatgaaTGTAACTTGAGGTTTATGGCATATCGTTTAAGTCAACACATATAcgaggagaaaggggaagaggaaatggagatgtcagAAGCAAAGCTGAGTAATGGAACACATTCAGTCTGGGTAGATGTTTTTACAAAGAGTGTAGTGGAACATCAGGAAAAGCTCCATACGGATTCACCTGCACGTGTCTGGAGGCGCCAGATCCCTCCATGGCCGATCTAAGTACAGGGAGTGGAGGGAGGAGGCCATTCCTGTCATTGCAGTTTTAGAAGCTCCACGTCAAAGACGAGAGTGGCGTTTGGTGGGATGATGCCCGGGTGCCCCGTGGCACCATAGGCATAGTCTGGGGAGACAGTCAGTTTGGGTCTCTGACCCACGCTCATCTGGGCAACCCCTTCTCCCCAGCCTTGGATCACCTCCTGCTTGCCTAGAGTAAACTTACAGGGCTTGTTTCTGTCCCGGGAGGAATCACATTTCTTTCCAGCTTCAAGCATCCCCGTGTAGTGCACCACGCAGGTCTGGCCGCGCTTCAGGAAGGTGCGCCAGTCTCTGGGGGAGATGGTCTCCGCGTGCACTCCCACGGCGGCGGACGCTGGACGGGCAGCGCGGCAGGCGGCGTGGAGCAGCAGCAGACCCGGCGGCAGCTCGCTTCCTCTCCCTCGTCCCTCCGCGCGTCGCCTGTGCACGCGCGCGCCCCCGCCTCCATACTAAGTTATTTTGAAGCTAGTCATCATTTTGGTAAATGGTGCACAGCTTGCTTAACTTACCACTATGCACATTTTGCAAGAAACGCCAAACACAAAATGCATGCAGGATACAGCTATGTTATATTGTTCAAAGTTAAAGGATTAAGGAACTTTTCTGAGGTTATTACAACTACATTTCATGGTGTTTAGAACAACAGTCCTCAAACTACATTCTGTGGAGTGAAAGATAtcatgatttaaaagaaaattaaaatcactggTTTACAATTTCATGACTTCACCCATTCACATggctgttggggacaattaaggtagcatatataatattcaccttcagcgataccggtaacatgcaacatggccgccagggctgatgcaagaacagcctaagctataattagccttcttcaaggaagtaacagtagttcccgcctaaacagtagccgcccattggccatccaccctagcaacagcaatcaccaatcccagaccgccacctgtccctattagccacgccctctccctccagggcatatataccctgccttttcaataaagttttgcagcttgatcagaaacctgtcttgctgtagttcttcgtgtctcttgtcccataccattcttccttcgcaggacttggagcctcggttgatcgtcccaTGGGCCGGGACACATGGCTACATTTAAAACTAACAGGGAACAAAAAGCAATGTCCACCTGGTTCCTGAaatccatttttgttttcattagaaAACCAATACTGCATGATGGAACAGATAAAAGAGTGGGTTGTCAACAGACAGTGTTTGGGTCGGGCCTCTTTAAGCTGGGGTCTTCATTGTAAGTGGAACCTTGAACATCCTTTAGCCACTGAGGTCCAAAGTAACGAGAGACAGCATCAGGAAAAAATGTTCTATGGTGGCTGTGCCAGTtcgaatgcattatgtcccccaaatgccattatctttgacataatcttgtgtgagcagacagacgttatcagttttgattagatttctttgagtgtttctttggagaggcgccccacccagctatgggtgataactctgatgagataatttccatggaggcgtggccccacccattcagggtgggccttgatcagtggagccatataaatgagctgacaaacagaaggaagtcagtgcagctgtgagtgacattctgaagaggagctacagccaagagggacactttgaagaaagcacaggagctgcagatgagagacagtttgaagacagccgttgaaagcagactcttgctctggagaagctgagagaagacaaatatcccaagtgcaactaagagggacatttttgaggaactgcagcctagagaggaatgtccttggagaaagccattttgaaaccacaacttcggagcagatgccagccacgtgccttcccagctaacagaggttttccggacaccattggccatcctccagtgaaggtacccgattgctgatgtgttaccttagacactttatggccttaagactgtaactgtgtaaccaaataaacctccttttattaaagccaatctacttctggtgttttgcattccagcagcattagcaaactaaaacagtggctGCTTGTACTTTCTGTGTACATTGTATGTTGACATATAAGCCAAATAGAATCCACAGatattcaatggaaaaaaaatattataaattatttctttagcAGAATTGTGACTCAGCTCCTGAAATACTTAGTTTATCCACCTTTACAGAGGTGGGATGGCATTCTCTTTAAATAAATTTCCTCATGCGGCAACTCAACTTTCCTAAAAAAGGTGTTGTTCACTATCGTGTCACCTAAACTtttatccctttttaaaaattaaggtgaaattcacataacaaaattaatcattttaaagcaaacaattcagtggcattttgtGTATTCACAACggtgtgcaaccaccacctctatctagttccaaactGTTTTCATCGCCCCAATATAAAATTCCATACCCATTAAGTACTTGTCCCCCCTCCCACTCTCTCCTAAGCCCCTAGCAACCACCAGCCTGTGCTCTCTGTATGGATTTATCtagtctagatatttcatataaacggagtcttacaatatgtgaccttttgtgtctcaTGCCCTTTACTTACATAACGTTTTTTGAGATTTCTCCACCTTGCAGCACATAttagcacttcattccttctaatggatgaataatattccattttatatatgtcccacaatttctttatccattcatctgctgataggCACTCGGGTTGTTTCTACCCTGTAACTCTTGTGAATAGTACTGCTATGAAACCTTTGCATAAGctaccccttttttttttggtaaatttttttgttagagaaatggtgggtttacagaacaatcctgcataaaatacaggattcctatacccCACCCCACAACCAACATTTCGCACAGGTGTGGAACATCGGTCACAATTGTTGATA of Choloepus didactylus isolate mChoDid1 chromosome 14, mChoDid1.pri, whole genome shotgun sequence contains these proteins:
- the LOC119509497 gene encoding peptidyl-prolyl cis-trans isomerase FKBP1A-like; this translates as MHSNWHSHHRTFFPDAVSRYFGPQWLKDVQGSTYNEDPSLKRPDPNTYGGGGARVHRRRAEGRGRGSELPPGLLLLHAACRAARPASAAVGVHAETISPRDWRTFLKRGQTCVVHYTGMLEAGKKCDSSRDRNKPCKFTLGKQEVIQGWGEGVAQMSVGQRPKLTVSPDYAYGATGHPGIIPPNATLVFDVELLKLQ